From Humisphaera borealis, the proteins below share one genomic window:
- a CDS encoding PAS domain-containing sensor histidine kinase translates to MVFGIASLVLVGWVFENELLKSLLHPARIAMNPLSAVAFILSAVAALLLAAPAEAAHRRRLLIDIMAALVLAIGLVQTAASAGLPLVLDQVLFRSRLDGNVMAPNTALGFALIGAALLSMDRRVFRRRVTAWITLCAFALALMALLGYAYNVSSLYQLRGFIAMALNTAICFYALSLAILAARPTLPPISTLLSDSIGGLVLRRLLPAAIIMPSLVGFGALSVVRRGGLDAEIAVLIFTLTTIIVFVALTSWTADRLYRLDMANRLTVDRLQRAEAVYHSLVETLPQNIFRKDFAGRFSFGNRNFCKTLGRPLDQIVGRTDFDFYAPELAARYRHDDMEVARGGVAKDVVEEHVTPAGSQLYVQVIKTPVLGPDGVVIGVQGIFWDVTDRVVAQQMLEKRNVELREANVQLERAVGAERAAREELQRTQTHLVQSEKMVGLGQMVAGVAHEINNPLAFVSNNVAVLQRDARSLGQVIDLYRSADKDLATVRPDLMAEIAELAENIDLGYTRSNIDDLLTRSREGLRRIQQIVRDLRDFVRLDESDLQAVDLNAGVQSTLNIISGHAKKKQVQLETELVDLPAVTCYPAKVNQVIMNLVGNAIDASKEHGRVLIRTRGGPDGRSVILEVSDAGCGIPPELKQRIFDPFFTTKPIGQGTGLGLSISYGIVRDHGGEIEVDSEVGNGTTFRVILPVDGPKARAGE, encoded by the coding sequence ATGGTCTTCGGCATCGCGTCGCTGGTGCTGGTGGGTTGGGTCTTCGAGAACGAACTGCTCAAGAGCCTGCTTCACCCGGCCCGCATCGCGATGAACCCGCTCTCGGCGGTCGCGTTCATTCTTTCCGCGGTCGCCGCGCTGCTGCTCGCGGCGCCAGCCGAAGCGGCGCATCGGCGACGATTGCTGATCGACATCATGGCGGCGCTAGTGTTGGCGATCGGACTGGTACAGACCGCCGCCAGTGCCGGGCTTCCGCTGGTGCTGGATCAGGTGCTGTTCCGAAGCCGGCTCGACGGCAACGTCATGGCACCGAACACCGCGTTGGGATTCGCGTTGATCGGCGCAGCCCTGCTGTCGATGGATCGCCGGGTCTTTCGCCGCCGGGTTACCGCCTGGATCACCCTGTGCGCCTTCGCGCTGGCGCTGATGGCGCTGCTGGGCTACGCGTACAACGTAAGTTCGCTGTATCAGTTGCGCGGCTTCATCGCGATGGCGCTGAACACGGCGATCTGCTTCTACGCACTGTCGCTAGCCATCCTCGCCGCCCGGCCGACCCTCCCGCCGATCTCCACGCTGTTGTCGGATTCGATCGGCGGGCTGGTGCTTCGACGACTGCTGCCGGCGGCGATCATCATGCCTTCGCTGGTGGGCTTTGGCGCGCTGTCAGTGGTGCGGCGCGGGGGACTTGATGCCGAGATCGCCGTCCTGATCTTTACCCTCACGACGATCATCGTCTTTGTCGCGCTGACGAGTTGGACCGCCGACCGCCTCTACCGCCTGGACATGGCCAACCGCCTGACAGTCGATCGGCTGCAGCGGGCCGAGGCGGTCTACCACTCGCTCGTCGAAACACTGCCACAGAACATTTTCCGCAAGGACTTCGCCGGCCGGTTCAGTTTCGGCAATCGCAACTTCTGCAAGACCCTCGGCCGCCCGCTGGACCAGATCGTCGGCCGTACCGACTTCGACTTTTACGCGCCCGAACTCGCCGCCCGCTACCGTCACGACGACATGGAGGTTGCCCGCGGCGGGGTTGCCAAGGACGTCGTGGAGGAACACGTCACCCCGGCCGGCAGCCAGCTTTACGTGCAGGTGATCAAGACGCCGGTGCTCGGCCCCGACGGCGTCGTCATCGGCGTGCAGGGAATCTTCTGGGACGTCACCGACCGTGTCGTGGCCCAGCAGATGCTGGAGAAGCGAAACGTCGAGCTGCGCGAAGCCAACGTCCAGCTCGAACGGGCCGTCGGCGCCGAACGCGCCGCCCGCGAGGAACTGCAACGCACCCAGACGCACCTGGTGCAATCCGAAAAGATGGTCGGCCTCGGACAGATGGTGGCCGGCGTCGCGCACGAGATCAACAATCCGCTGGCGTTCGTAAGCAACAACGTCGCCGTTCTTCAGCGCGACGCCCGGAGCTTGGGCCAGGTGATCGACCTTTACCGCAGCGCCGACAAGGATCTGGCCACCGTGCGGCCGGACCTGATGGCCGAGATCGCCGAACTGGCCGAGAACATCGACCTGGGGTACACGCGAAGCAATATCGACGATCTCCTGACGCGGTCGCGGGAGGGGCTCCGCCGCATCCAGCAGATCGTCCGCGATCTTCGCGACTTCGTTCGACTGGACGAAAGCGATCTGCAGGCGGTCGATCTCAATGCCGGCGTTCAAAGCACGCTCAACATCATCAGCGGTCACGCCAAGAAAAAGCAGGTCCAGCTGGAGACGGAACTGGTCGATCTGCCCGCCGTGACCTGTTACCCCGCGAAGGTCAACCAGGTCATCATGAACCTGGTGGGCAACGCGATCGATGCCTCGAAGGAGCACGGGCGCGTTCTGATCCGCACCCGCGGCGGCCCGGACGGGCGATCGGTCATCCTGGAGGTGTCGGACGCCGGGTGCGGCATCCCGCCGGAACTGAAGCAGCGGATCTTCGATCCGTTTTTCACCACCAAGCCGATCGGCCAGGGAACGGGACTGGGATTGAGCATCAGTTACGGAATCGTCCGCGATCACGGCGGCGAGATCGAAGTCGACAGCGAGGTGGGCAATGGCACGACGTTCCGGGTCATTCTCCCCGTGGACGGCCCTAAAGCACGAGCGGGTGAATGA
- a CDS encoding DUF4159 domain-containing protein has translation MRSGGIQARSALYCACSLLAISALVAAFATNPASGQATPAKPAVPAAPAAKPATRPVAKTVAPPTVESAVAALIAEANERFVPDTKLQITLVRPHRAVALLPLSDAAKVLSAMKQKLTGDALKDVYIRYHLMDVVNRALLTAPEPFTAELLALAPMIPDDIEIELKEWYAYDPPEVGKRYRQLIDSCALSIGFPPFKRRVDAPESFQYMDGVTRKKAEAMYAEAKTLEGKFKSTMSQENHVYNYKVIWMNWLVRQYRGELLYAMVAQGDKNALNLITDAVSDAASRNPIRAADLISFLNAAYFNGFMGKYDDAELKRVAAKLRSAAAASERAARDAAAKGQTLKGFRSPGQGPTMSTGWINGGGKWRQVPEALFTIVYGIENNRVPKPIAADKMDRPEVAGLLPADKQAANWEPASGRHRAEPASRPSTTQPVMPQDVTLELIDAAVARAIPALERFRQPDVDLNWCSYIAKRLPSNYWYSDFTLPGQAALTSWAMLSCNEPFKESWFQRRIGWVQCYDSPNTYDRAMRLMFLSNLRYQGMDPWLKRDAAWLIDTMTGQGNWEARNVGVRSNDYGDNANGQYAVLGLWAADQAGIDIPMTTWQKVDNYWRLAQRPAGAPEEGAWMVVSTSALQKGANLNAFANRVSAPMTAGGVLSLHIAEMFLYGPKRVDVGQTLSPQLLAGIDWLDRHFSLDELDGDQDFYYYMWTIQNVGQATGFRTFNNIDWFREVTARLLSAQQPDGTWKGPKGQHVSTSFALLYLSRARGPLAICKVRFDPTAGITPGKTEAKKKLTAKDLAKVNAWNNRPNDLYNFVQDISRQLEVPTNWQIADLDQSVYELIESPVLYLATDKAFKLPADQIKRLQEYVDAGGTLVCAPEGRNLTAAVGSMKALAAAIVPGVEPKRVTDNNHPYFSLNGKIKTPTPTNIYGTATRPKVVVVERDLSHDLQANSTKERDAFTFLMNVYLYAAGKDPARPRIVTNYLTQKNAAPKTKIPVARIKTGEPEAEAITMSQLKAFLANKNDVDLDVADMLPEAIVGTSVKVAFLTVTANTTLTTEQGEALRKWVDAGGTLWVDALAGSSAALDRMETVLAGLKVTSSDLKPMAENAIVTGEGLYRGYDAADGKPLRLFRNERNDRITLNALFIGGEPPKSDNVAADAAVTASPDAPATPATSPAAAPATPAVPATKPATAPAAPVAVAPVAPKASAPAEPTAEPEPGPAVAAKWLAGEPAAPATKPAVKPAPATKPVVAVATTKPATNPAATKPVVVVPPAPPPARPAIIVCRGDIMTGVAGMNHWGIAGYTPATARELVANTVIQFVPPPPKPAATMPATAPATKPIARPTTKPAAPTAAAK, from the coding sequence ATGCGCTCAGGCGGCATCCAAGCTAGGTCGGCGCTTTACTGCGCCTGCAGTCTTCTGGCCATTTCGGCGCTGGTCGCCGCGTTCGCGACTAATCCGGCGTCCGGGCAGGCAACGCCCGCCAAGCCCGCGGTACCGGCCGCCCCGGCCGCCAAGCCCGCCACCCGGCCGGTTGCCAAAACGGTCGCACCGCCGACGGTCGAAAGCGCTGTCGCGGCCCTGATCGCCGAGGCCAACGAGCGATTCGTCCCCGACACCAAGCTTCAGATCACCCTCGTCCGCCCGCACCGGGCAGTCGCGCTCCTGCCCCTTTCCGATGCCGCAAAGGTGCTGTCGGCGATGAAGCAGAAGCTGACCGGCGACGCGCTGAAGGATGTTTACATCCGCTATCACCTGATGGACGTGGTGAACCGGGCGCTGCTGACGGCACCGGAGCCGTTCACCGCCGAGCTTCTGGCACTGGCGCCGATGATCCCCGACGACATCGAGATCGAACTGAAGGAGTGGTATGCGTATGACCCTCCCGAAGTCGGCAAGCGGTACCGGCAGTTGATCGATTCGTGCGCGCTGAGCATCGGCTTTCCGCCGTTCAAACGCCGGGTCGATGCGCCGGAATCATTCCAGTACATGGATGGGGTCACGCGGAAGAAGGCCGAGGCAATGTACGCGGAGGCCAAGACGCTCGAAGGCAAGTTCAAAAGCACGATGAGCCAGGAGAACCATGTATACAACTACAAGGTCATCTGGATGAACTGGCTCGTCCGGCAGTACCGGGGCGAACTGCTCTACGCGATGGTGGCCCAGGGGGACAAGAACGCGCTCAACCTGATCACCGACGCGGTCTCCGACGCCGCCAGCCGAAACCCGATCCGCGCCGCCGACCTGATCTCGTTCCTGAACGCCGCCTACTTCAACGGCTTCATGGGCAAGTATGACGACGCCGAGCTGAAGCGCGTCGCGGCCAAGCTGCGATCGGCGGCGGCCGCCAGCGAACGCGCCGCCCGCGACGCCGCCGCCAAGGGGCAAACGCTCAAAGGCTTCCGCTCGCCCGGCCAGGGCCCGACCATGAGCACCGGCTGGATCAACGGCGGCGGCAAATGGCGGCAGGTTCCCGAAGCGCTTTTCACCATCGTCTACGGCATCGAGAATAACCGCGTTCCCAAGCCCATTGCCGCCGACAAGATGGATAGGCCCGAAGTGGCCGGCCTGCTACCGGCGGACAAGCAGGCGGCGAACTGGGAACCGGCATCGGGCCGGCACCGGGCCGAGCCGGCGTCGCGGCCGAGCACAACGCAGCCGGTCATGCCGCAGGACGTCACACTCGAGCTGATCGACGCAGCCGTCGCCCGCGCCATCCCGGCGTTGGAACGTTTCCGCCAGCCCGATGTCGACCTCAACTGGTGCTCGTACATCGCCAAGCGCCTGCCGAGCAACTACTGGTATTCCGACTTCACCTTGCCCGGCCAGGCCGCGCTGACGAGCTGGGCGATGCTCAGTTGCAACGAGCCTTTCAAGGAATCCTGGTTCCAGCGGCGCATCGGTTGGGTGCAGTGCTATGACAGCCCCAACACCTACGACCGCGCCATGCGGCTGATGTTCCTGTCGAACCTGCGCTACCAGGGCATGGACCCCTGGCTCAAGCGCGATGCCGCCTGGCTCATCGACACCATGACCGGCCAGGGAAACTGGGAAGCCCGCAACGTCGGCGTCCGCTCGAATGACTACGGCGACAACGCCAACGGCCAGTACGCCGTCCTGGGCCTCTGGGCCGCCGATCAGGCCGGAATCGACATCCCCATGACCACCTGGCAGAAGGTGGACAACTACTGGCGACTGGCCCAGCGACCGGCCGGCGCTCCTGAAGAAGGCGCCTGGATGGTCGTCAGCACCTCGGCACTTCAGAAAGGCGCCAACCTCAACGCGTTCGCCAACCGTGTCTCGGCCCCGATGACCGCCGGCGGCGTGTTGTCGCTGCACATCGCCGAGATGTTCCTCTACGGCCCCAAGCGGGTGGATGTCGGCCAGACGTTGTCTCCGCAGTTGCTCGCGGGCATCGACTGGCTCGACCGACACTTCAGCCTCGACGAACTCGACGGCGACCAGGACTTTTACTACTACATGTGGACGATCCAGAACGTCGGCCAGGCGACGGGGTTCCGCACGTTTAACAACATCGACTGGTTCCGCGAGGTCACCGCACGCCTGCTCAGCGCCCAGCAGCCCGACGGCACCTGGAAAGGCCCCAAGGGGCAGCACGTTTCGACCAGTTTCGCGTTGCTGTACCTGTCGCGCGCCCGCGGCCCGCTGGCGATCTGCAAGGTGCGGTTCGACCCCACCGCCGGCATCACACCCGGCAAGACCGAAGCGAAGAAAAAGCTCACCGCCAAGGACCTAGCCAAGGTCAACGCCTGGAACAACCGTCCGAACGACCTCTACAACTTCGTCCAGGACATCAGCCGGCAGCTCGAAGTGCCGACCAATTGGCAGATCGCCGACCTCGACCAGTCGGTCTATGAACTGATCGAAAGCCCGGTGCTGTACCTGGCAACCGACAAGGCGTTCAAGTTGCCGGCCGACCAGATCAAGCGTCTTCAGGAGTACGTGGACGCCGGCGGCACGCTGGTCTGCGCGCCCGAAGGCCGCAACCTCACCGCCGCCGTCGGATCGATGAAGGCGCTTGCGGCGGCAATCGTTCCCGGCGTCGAACCTAAGCGGGTCACGGACAACAACCACCCCTACTTCTCGCTCAACGGCAAGATCAAGACCCCGACACCCACGAATATCTACGGCACGGCGACCCGGCCGAAGGTGGTCGTCGTCGAACGCGATCTCAGCCACGACCTGCAGGCCAACAGCACCAAGGAGCGCGACGCTTTCACCTTCCTGATGAACGTCTACCTCTACGCCGCCGGCAAAGACCCCGCCCGCCCGCGGATCGTCACCAACTATCTGACGCAGAAGAACGCGGCGCCGAAAACGAAGATCCCCGTCGCCCGAATCAAGACCGGCGAACCCGAGGCCGAGGCGATCACCATGTCGCAGCTCAAGGCATTCCTGGCGAACAAGAACGATGTCGATCTGGATGTCGCCGACATGCTGCCCGAGGCGATCGTCGGCACCTCGGTCAAGGTTGCCTTCCTGACCGTGACCGCCAACACCACGCTCACCACCGAGCAAGGCGAAGCCTTGCGCAAGTGGGTGGACGCGGGTGGAACGCTCTGGGTCGACGCGCTGGCCGGCAGCTCCGCGGCACTCGACCGCATGGAAACCGTGCTGGCCGGGCTGAAGGTGACGTCGAGCGACCTTAAGCCGATGGCCGAAAACGCGATCGTGACCGGGGAAGGGCTCTATCGCGGGTACGACGCCGCCGACGGCAAGCCGCTCCGCCTGTTCCGGAACGAGCGCAATGACCGCATCACGCTGAATGCACTCTTCATCGGCGGCGAACCGCCGAAGTCAGACAATGTCGCGGCCGATGCGGCAGTCACCGCATCGCCGGATGCCCCGGCGACGCCCGCCACTTCACCCGCGGCAGCACCGGCAACACCAGCAGTACCGGCGACCAAGCCGGCGACGGCACCCGCCGCGCCGGTCGCCGTCGCACCTGTCGCGCCGAAGGCTTCGGCCCCGGCCGAACCGACGGCGGAACCGGAACCGGGTCCGGCGGTGGCGGCCAAGTGGCTTGCGGGCGAGCCGGCGGCCCCGGCCACCAAGCCGGCCGTCAAGCCGGCACCGGCGACAAAGCCCGTAGTCGCTGTCGCCACCACGAAGCCCGCGACGAACCCAGCGGCGACAAAGCCGGTCGTCGTCGTACCCCCCGCACCGCCGCCTGCCCGGCCGGCGATCATCGTCTGCCGCGGCGACATCATGACCGGTGTCGCCGGCATGAATCACTGGGGCATCGCCGGCTACACCCCGGCGACGGCGCGGGAACTGGTGGCGAACACCGTGATCCAGTTCGTCCCCCCGCCGCCCAAACCCGCGGCGACCATGCCCGCCACGGCACCGGCTACCAAGCCGATCGCCCGGCCGACAACCAAGCCCGCAGCCCCCACGGCGGCGGCGAAGTGA
- a CDS encoding TlpA family protein disulfide reductase, translated as MSSFFSRRGFIGSTLALVAAAGVTASFLPSSVSAAENDTKSLVGKAAPDFDLKTVDGKSAKLSDQKGKVVLIDFWATWCPPCVKSLPHVNELAGKKALTEKGLVVYAVNAREKAPTVEKFIDSKGLKNLTIPMDAQGATMGAYLVQGIPTTVVVGRDGKVSNVFVGSGNDANIDAAVEKALAAK; from the coding sequence ATGTCCTCATTCTTTTCTCGTCGTGGCTTTATCGGTTCGACCCTGGCCCTCGTGGCTGCGGCCGGCGTGACGGCTTCGTTCCTCCCCTCGTCCGTTTCGGCGGCGGAGAACGACACCAAGAGTCTGGTGGGCAAGGCCGCTCCCGACTTCGATCTCAAGACGGTTGATGGCAAGTCGGCCAAGCTGTCGGATCAGAAGGGCAAGGTTGTGCTGATCGACTTCTGGGCGACCTGGTGCCCCCCGTGCGTGAAGTCGCTTCCGCACGTGAACGAACTGGCCGGCAAGAAGGCGCTGACTGAAAAGGGCCTGGTCGTCTACGCGGTGAACGCCCGCGAGAAGGCCCCGACGGTCGAGAAGTTCATCGACAGCAAGGGCCTGAAGAACCTGACCATCCCGATGGACGCCCAGGGCGCGACGATGGGCGCGTACCTCGTGCAGGGTATCCCGACGACGGTTGTTGTCGGCCGTGACGGCAAGGTCAGCAACGTGTTCGTCGGTTCCGGCAACGATGCCAACATCGACGCCGCCGTCGAGAAGGCGCTGGCTGCGAAGTAA
- a CDS encoding FAD-dependent oxidoreductase, with amino-acid sequence MTTLLRRLFVAVLLVRATTPASAADATRVIEADLLVVGGNESAVAAAVQASRLGVKKVVLVNDIDWLGGQFSAEGVGNVDEWTTVNGKRVDFPRSGLFLEVVQAIQKFNRDTYGTAEPANSFCARLTIEPAAAAKIFDALVEPEIKSGRLRIERGYTPVATGLEGSRLASVTFARGEQKLQVTARLTIDASDWGDVIRLSGAKYSAGPDPRSRFNEPSAPTTIDESNRREMNPLTYCVVVRGKGDQDDPSQIVPKPPGFDVRRYFGVSRETKAQFTGVGWPKKTLFMNVPAFADTKHEAGPYSPPVNVYTHRRVVDAVHRGLPYARECLFFNWPVQDYPLDVWPKPVCDLLEATEKGASLKNIVDLSPSQRQIVFEDAKRHALGMLHHLQTIEPRFARLKLTDEFGTPDRLPPKPYIREGLRLEAMTMLREQDLRTPHEEPRWAKFMPADGVFGFQFNIDFHPTRRQFLNDDAAGPWATIHTATRNWSTHTDRGVFPLRGLIPVERDGLLGASKNIGYSSIVSSALRLHGQMMLCGQASGAVASLCLAENIQPRQLSADGKMVRRLQKSLADGSKHPGVLLWPYHDLPVGDPAFESATLLTQSGIWEADPDSVMFSPNQPITDDAWKAATDRAKAYLKVKEFPARPASRGEAVRAIFSAIDFEAIPLRKDKRPE; translated from the coding sequence ATGACCACCCTTCTACGACGACTGTTTGTTGCCGTCCTGCTCGTCCGCGCCACCACCCCCGCGTCCGCCGCCGATGCAACGCGCGTCATCGAGGCCGACCTTCTCGTCGTCGGCGGGAATGAATCCGCCGTCGCGGCGGCGGTGCAGGCGTCGCGGCTGGGGGTGAAGAAGGTCGTGCTGGTCAATGACATCGACTGGCTCGGCGGACAATTCAGCGCCGAAGGCGTGGGCAATGTTGACGAGTGGACCACCGTCAACGGCAAACGCGTCGACTTCCCCCGTTCCGGCCTGTTTCTCGAAGTCGTCCAAGCGATCCAGAAGTTCAACCGCGACACCTACGGCACCGCCGAGCCGGCCAACAGCTTCTGTGCCCGCCTGACAATCGAACCGGCCGCTGCCGCCAAAATCTTCGACGCACTGGTTGAACCCGAAATCAAATCCGGCCGACTGCGCATCGAGCGCGGCTACACGCCCGTCGCCACCGGGCTCGAAGGCAGCCGTCTGGCCAGCGTTACATTTGCCCGGGGCGAGCAGAAGCTTCAAGTGACGGCCCGGCTGACCATCGACGCCAGCGACTGGGGCGACGTCATCCGCCTGAGCGGCGCGAAGTACAGTGCCGGACCCGACCCCAGGTCGCGATTCAACGAGCCGAGTGCGCCGACGACGATCGATGAATCGAACCGGCGGGAAATGAACCCGCTGACCTACTGCGTCGTCGTGCGCGGCAAAGGCGATCAGGACGATCCGTCGCAGATCGTTCCGAAGCCGCCGGGTTTTGATGTTCGGCGGTACTTCGGCGTCAGCCGGGAAACAAAAGCCCAGTTCACCGGTGTGGGCTGGCCGAAGAAGACCTTGTTCATGAACGTGCCGGCCTTTGCCGACACGAAGCACGAGGCCGGGCCCTACTCGCCGCCGGTCAACGTCTACACCCATCGCCGCGTCGTTGATGCCGTCCATCGCGGCCTGCCGTATGCCAGGGAATGCCTCTTCTTCAATTGGCCGGTGCAGGACTATCCGCTGGACGTCTGGCCGAAACCGGTCTGTGACCTGCTGGAGGCAACGGAAAAGGGCGCTTCGCTGAAGAACATCGTCGACCTGAGCCCAAGCCAGCGGCAGATCGTGTTCGAAGACGCCAAGCGGCACGCGCTGGGAATGCTGCACCACCTGCAGACGATCGAGCCGCGTTTCGCGAGGCTGAAGTTGACCGATGAATTCGGGACGCCGGACCGGCTCCCGCCCAAGCCCTACATCCGCGAGGGGCTGCGTCTTGAAGCGATGACGATGCTCCGCGAGCAGGATCTTCGAACGCCGCACGAGGAGCCGCGCTGGGCGAAGTTCATGCCCGCCGACGGCGTCTTCGGCTTTCAGTTCAACATCGACTTCCACCCGACCCGCCGACAGTTCCTGAACGACGACGCCGCCGGGCCCTGGGCGACCATCCACACCGCGACCCGCAACTGGAGCACACACACCGACCGCGGCGTTTTCCCGCTGCGCGGGCTTATACCCGTCGAACGCGACGGCCTGCTCGGTGCCTCCAAGAACATCGGATACAGCAGCATCGTCAGCAGCGCCCTGCGGCTGCACGGGCAGATGATGCTCTGCGGCCAGGCCAGTGGAGCCGTCGCCTCGCTCTGCCTGGCGGAAAACATCCAACCGCGGCAGCTCTCCGCCGACGGCAAAATGGTACGACGGCTTCAAAAGTCCCTCGCGGACGGATCGAAACACCCGGGCGTCCTCCTCTGGCCGTACCACGACCTGCCCGTCGGTGATCCCGCCTTCGAATCGGCGACACTTCTCACGCAGTCCGGAATCTGGGAGGCCGACCCCGACAGCGTGATGTTCTCGCCCAACCAACCCATCACCGACGACGCCTGGAAAGCCGCGACGGACCGCGCCAAGGCCTACTTGAAGGTGAAAGAGTTCCCCGCCCGCCCGGCAAGCCGTGGCGAAGCCGTTCGGGCGATCTTCTCGGCGATCGATTTTGAAGCGATTCCCCTCAGGAAGGACAAACGGCCGGAGTGA
- a CDS encoding GNAT family N-acetyltransferase — protein sequence MELRPVTPNDLALLGEIDGTIETRQYLHIERSGTGLAASWQIHERPLRERIVRANPIDDERRLMLKMIATGADEGVAMMASHDDMPVALVAAVPEPALGTLRIAELRVDFDLRRQGLASALVYSMIAEAKTRGLRAVSAETTTDNFPAAQLLSRCGFEITGLDERRRSNHDLVKETVSIFWHASLD from the coding sequence ATGGAACTACGTCCTGTCACCCCGAACGATCTGGCCCTGCTCGGAGAGATCGACGGCACCATCGAAACGCGGCAGTATCTGCACATCGAGCGCAGCGGGACCGGGCTTGCCGCAAGCTGGCAGATTCACGAGCGGCCCCTGCGCGAACGCATCGTCCGGGCCAATCCGATCGACGACGAGCGGCGACTGATGCTGAAGATGATCGCCACCGGCGCCGACGAAGGCGTCGCCATGATGGCGTCTCACGACGACATGCCCGTGGCGCTGGTCGCCGCCGTTCCCGAGCCGGCTTTAGGCACGCTGCGCATCGCCGAGCTGCGGGTTGATTTCGATCTTCGCCGCCAGGGGCTCGCCAGTGCCCTGGTGTACTCGATGATCGCCGAGGCCAAAACGCGGGGCTTGCGGGCGGTGTCGGCGGAAACCACGACCGATAACTTTCCCGCGGCGCAACTGCTTTCCCGATGCGGATTTGAGATCACCGGCCTGGACGAACGCCGGCGGTCCAACCACGACCTGGTGAAAGAAACGGTCTCGATCTTCTGGCACGCCTCCCTCGATTAA
- a CDS encoding esterase/lipase family protein, whose product MKRLLKSVVLGVLSCGSLALPARAEVKERVIPLNDGQVSVEQLVSTLGKDLGAPAIPLPFSTIDLRGDNATRFCRQLTDALAPGCRAVVEGGALCVRVDRSAIPGDAWAMRRTTRLLLTGNAATPKSDRHGLLIPAQYDPAKPLVVLIHGLDSDNHMWGTMVKLLQQEGYQVGSFAYPDDGPIAESGMLLADGLADWRMQYPAAKPVSIIAHSMGGLVARHYVEGVGYRGGVERLIMLGTPNHGSTWTGWRWATEWNSQYKVCQRDGNWTWSKLTEDGNGEAATDLQPGSALLTSLNAQPRRKGVQYTIVAGNRSAVREVGADWVACTADWMPKNVWGLRQAQQSLVAKAEELHKTAAECDGPVTIESAKLDGVADFVVVTADHTGLACGQPPAAWDIIRERLKAKE is encoded by the coding sequence ATGAAGCGTCTTCTGAAATCTGTCGTACTGGGTGTACTGTCGTGTGGATCGCTGGCATTGCCGGCGCGCGCGGAAGTGAAGGAGCGGGTCATTCCGCTGAACGACGGACAGGTGTCGGTCGAGCAGCTGGTCAGCACGCTCGGAAAAGACCTGGGTGCCCCGGCGATCCCGTTACCGTTCAGCACGATCGATCTCCGGGGCGACAACGCGACCCGGTTCTGCCGTCAACTGACCGATGCCCTGGCACCCGGTTGCCGCGCGGTTGTCGAAGGCGGGGCACTGTGTGTTCGCGTTGACCGATCCGCCATTCCCGGCGATGCCTGGGCGATGCGTCGAACGACGAGGCTCTTGCTCACCGGTAACGCCGCGACGCCCAAGAGCGACCGTCATGGCCTGCTTATCCCGGCGCAGTACGACCCGGCCAAGCCACTGGTCGTCCTCATCCACGGTCTGGACAGCGACAATCACATGTGGGGGACGATGGTCAAACTGCTGCAACAGGAAGGCTATCAGGTCGGTTCTTTTGCCTATCCCGATGACGGGCCGATCGCCGAGTCGGGGATGCTGCTTGCCGACGGTCTGGCCGACTGGCGCATGCAGTACCCGGCCGCCAAACCGGTGTCGATCATCGCGCACAGCATGGGCGGTCTGGTTGCCCGTCACTATGTCGAGGGCGTCGGCTATCGCGGCGGAGTGGAGCGACTGATCATGCTCGGCACGCCGAACCACGGTTCCACCTGGACCGGCTGGCGCTGGGCGACCGAATGGAACTCGCAGTACAAGGTGTGCCAGCGCGACGGCAACTGGACCTGGTCGAAGCTCACTGAGGACGGCAACGGAGAAGCGGCAACCGATCTGCAGCCGGGATCGGCGCTGCTGACGTCGCTGAACGCGCAGCCGAGGCGCAAGGGGGTTCAGTACACCATCGTCGCGGGCAACCGCAGCGCGGTGCGGGAAGTCGGCGCTGACTGGGTGGCCTGCACGGCCGACTGGATGCCGAAGAACGTCTGGGGATTGCGACAGGCGCAGCAGAGCCTGGTCGCCAAGGCCGAAGAGCTTCATAAGACCGCGGCCGAGTGCGACGGGCCGGTGACGATCGAGAGCGCCAAGCTGGATGGGGTGGCCGACTTTGTCGTCGTCACCGCCGACCACACGGGCCTGGCGTGCGGGCAACCGCCGGCGGCGTGGGACATCATCCGCGAGCGGTTGAAGGCAAAGGAGTAA